The Komagataeibacter sp. FNDCR2 nucleotide sequence CAGGACCGCACATACGAATATAAAGGTCCCGATATACTGGGTCCGGCTCCGGTTTTCTTCCATATAGCTGCCCTGTTCCTTTCTGGTATGCGACACGTCACTCACCGCCCGTTATGGCAGAAGGGCGTAAAGAGCCGGTATAGAAGATGGCCCTGCGGGCTCACCTGGGCAAATAGCCGTTCATGGCGGCCCGTCGAACGGCCATCCGGTATTCACGCAGCAACGCCGCCATGCGCGCGCGTTCGCGATCCTGCGCCGCCATGCGTTCCAGCCGCGCGCCCACGGCCCGCGCCACCGCGTGCTGGGTGGCCAGCGGCGGCAGATACAGGTCCAGCGATGCAAGGCTCGCGGTATCAAGTTCGGGAAACACGCTTCCCCCCGCGCGGCGGCGCAGTTCCGCCGCCGCCGCATGGAGCGCAAGGGCGGCGTAACGCAGGTCCACCTCCCGCCCGCGCGGCACAAGCGCCTTGCACCCCTGGCTGACCGCAAGCGCACTGGCCCCCATGCCGACACGCCCCACCGGCGCGCGGGTGGAGATGACCAGCGCCCCGGCGGCAACCCGCGTGGCCCGGCAGGCGGCCAGCCCCGCGAATGACAGGCCACGCGCGCCATGGCGCACCCACGCGGGCGGCCCCGCAGGCAGGTCCGCGGGCGTGATCCAGCTTACCTCGTCCCCCCAGTAATCGGGGCGAGACGTGGAGGGCGTGCCCCCGCCGGTAATGGTGAATACGCTGCCAAGTGGCCGGACGCACCCCGCCCCGCCATGCGAAAGGGCATGCAGGATTTCCGAATGCCCCAGTTCCCGGGCCAGTCGCGCCTGATGGGCCAGTTCATCAAGCTGCCGGTCGATCCGGGACAGGGCAGGGTCCAGCTTATGGGCGATCATCCGCTGGCGGTCGGGTGGGGGGCAGGGCACCGGCAGGCTGTTCATGCGCGCGCGGACCAGCTTGGGCCGGGTCGTGGCGTCCACATCGGGCGCATAGCTGACCGTATTGAGCGCGTGCGCCAGAAAGCGGCCATCCACCCCCGGGCGCGGGCGCAGCACATGCACATGGTTGCCGGCCCATAGCGGCCCATCATGAAAAAACGCGACATCGCGCATCGGGTCGAGAAAGGGGGCCCCGTCTTCGCCCAGCAGGACAAGCGGCCCGTCGAACAGGGCCTGATCCACATGGCCCACGACACCGCTGGCCCCGTGATAGGGTACCGGCCCCGGACGCCGCGCGCGCTGGGCGCGGTTAAGCGGCACGCGACGGGCATCGAGACACTCCACAAGTGCGCCAAGCGGGACGAGGGGCCAGCACGCGGTCATGCCCCCTTTTACGCAGGCGCGCGCCTGCGGTCGAGTGGAACCGCAACGAAGTGACCCGGCCCTGACTGGCCGCGCGCGATGAAGTAGTATAAACCCCTGCACGCAACGCATCCACGCCCTGCCGGCACGGGATGCCTTGTCATGGCTCCATGCCGGGCCATGGGTAACAACAGGGTTTCATGACGCCTCCAATCAAACCGTTCCGGTCCGAATTCAGCTCTCTTCTCGCCATTGCCGGACCGATGGGACTGTCACAGTTCGCCCAGATGCTGATGGGCCTGACCGATGATGTACTGCTGGGCGGGCTGGGCGCCACGGCGCTGGCCATTGGCGGCCTGGCCACCGGCACGTTCTTCACGCTTACGGCCATCCTTGCCGCCGTGATCGAGGCGGGGGGCATATTGCTGGCGCAGGCGCGCGGGCGGCAGGACCATGCCAGCCTTGGCACCATCATCACCTCCATGCTGGTGGTGGCCGTGCTGTTATGCGTGCCGGAGCTGTACTGTCTCGCCCATGTGGACACGCTGCTGGCGTGGATGGATGAGCCCGAGGCGATTCGCGCGCCGGTCAGCGATTTCATCCGCATCCTGATGTGGGCCGTCCCGCCCGCGCTGCTGGGGCAGGGGATCCTGACCACGGCGCTGCCGGTCATGGGGGCGCAGGGCATACTCATGCGCGTCATGCCGGTCATCGCGGTGGTCAATGGCGTGTTCAACGCAACGCTCATCCATGGCTGGTTCGGACTGCCCGCGCTGGGGCTGCACGGATCCGCCATCGCCACGGTCATTACGTTGTGGTGCATCCCGGCCATCATGCTCGCCTTCATGGCGCGCAGGCCGGAATTGCGCACGGCCCTGCGCCCACGCGCCCATGACTGGGGGCACACGCTCCGGCTGCTGCGCACCGGCCTGCCCATGCTGGCGGCCGCTATGGCGGAGGTCACGCTGTTCCAGGCCAACAGCCTGGAGGCCGCGCGCCTTGGCAACAGCGCGCTGGCGGCGTTCCAGATCATGCTGGGCATCGGCATGCAGTGCTTCGTGCTGTACCTGGCGCTGGGGCAGGCCTGTAACATCCGCATCGGGTACTGGACGGGGCGGGGCGATCCCGCCATGGTCCGCCGCACCGCGGGGGCGGGCATGGTGCTGGGCATCATGCTGGCATGCGTGGCCACGATGGTATTGGCGCTGGGGCGTTATTCCATTATCGGCTTCTATCTCGACATGGCGCTGCCCGATAATGCCGCCGCGATACGCATGGCGCTGGGGCTGATGCTGGTGGGTGCCGCGTTCCAGATACCCGACGCGATACAGGTCGTGGCCACCGGCATCCTGCGCGGGCAGGGGGACACGGCCATCCCGATGGTGCTGGCCGTCCTCGGCTACTGGGGCGTGGGATTTCCCACCGGGGTGTACCTGGCGTTCCATCGCGCCATGGGGCCATCGGGGCTGTGGTGCGGCATCGGGATCGGGCTGGTTACGGTGTTCATGCTGCATGGCACACGGATCGTATGGCGCATGCGCCGCCAGGCCGCGCGGTAACCGCGCGGTTACAGGCGATTATGCATTTCCTCGCGGATGGTATTGCATTTCTTGGTAAACACGCCCGCCTGTGACGCGGTCATGAAATTGATCAGGAAAGCCCCGAGCAGCGAGCAGAAGGACAGGATGATCAGGAACCGCCCCATAAGGGAGATTTCGCCGCTGTAATGTTCGGCGGAGTACCACAGCAGCCCCAGGCTCAGCACCGCGCCGATGACGCCAAGCACGCCGGTTGAACGGATGAGAGACTCTTCTTCCCGGATGAAGGTGGACGATTCCTGCCACAGCATGAACAGTTTGCGGTCCATTTCCTGCACGGCCGCCGCGTAGGCCTCGGCCTCATCCGGGTGCTGGTGTTCGGTGCCGCCCCGGTGCAGTTCAAGTTCCTGCCGGGCCTTGGCGAAAACGCGCCTGCGTTCCTTGATCGCAGGCAGGCTGATATCGACAAAGCTGAGAATGGCGACATTCAGACCCGCCGAAAGCTGGATCACCGCCTGGAAATCACCCCAGATCACTGGTTGCCCCCGTAAAGGCCCACATCACCGCACACTGTAGAAAACCCTGTAAAATTAACCATTCCCGGCCTGCATGCCGGTGCATTGCGAACCATGGAACATAACGGCATGCCTGCTTCCAGCCCTAGCATGAAGCGCCATGGATGGCCATGTTCCCACGCCCGCGCAGCATCCGGCGGGATGCAGGACAAAAAAGGGGGCATGCCCATCGACATGCCCCCTTTTTCCTACGCCGTGTAAAGCTGCTTACACCTGCTTGTAGAGCAGGCGGGCGCGCAGCGTGCCCTTGAGTTCACGCAGGCGGTCAAGGATGCGGTTGTCCTTTTCCACATCGCGGCCGGTATCGGCCTCGACCACCACATAACCCAGTTCCCCCGCTGTCTGGAGGTACTGCGCGGTGATGTTGCAGGACTCCGAGGAGAAGATTTCGTTAATCTGGAGCATGATGCCCGGCACGTTCCGGTGCACATGCATAAAGCGCGTGCCGTGCGGGTTTTCGGGCAACTGCACGGTGGGGAAGTTCACGGCACCCAGCGTGGAGCCGATATCGGAATATTCCACCAGCTTGCGCGCCACTTCCACGCCGATGCGCTCCTGCGCTTCCGCCGTGGAACCACCGATATGCGGGCTGAGAATGACGTTATCAAGGCCACGCAGCGGGGTTTCCAGCGCCTCGCCCGCCTGCTTCGGTTCCTTGGGGAACACGTCGATCGCAGCCCCCAGCAGGTGGCCGTCCTTGATCGCCGCCGCCAGCGCGTCGAGATCCACCACATTGCCGCGCGCGTTGTTGATGAGGAAGGAGCCCTTCTTCATCGCGCGGATCTGGGCTTCCCCGATCATGCCCTTGGTCTCGGGCGTCTGGGGCACGTGCAGGCTGACCACATCGCTCTGGCCCAGCAGGTGCTCCAGCGTATCGACCGGCGTGGCGTTGCCGTGAACCAGCTTGTCAATCACATCGTAATAGAACACGCGCATGCCGAAGGCTTCCGCCAGCACGGAAAGCTGCGAGCCAATGGAGCCATACCCCACGATGCCCAGCGTCTTGCCGCGCACTTCCCAGCTATTGGTGGCGGATTTCTTCCACACACCGGCATGGCATTCCTCGGATTTGGGGAAGATGCGGCGCATCAGCATCACGATCTCACCCATGACCAGTTCGGCCACGGAGCGCGTGTTGCTGTACGGCGCGTTGAACACGGGAATACCCGCTTCCCGCGCGGCGCCCAGGTCAACCTGGTTGGTGCCGATGCAGAAACAGCCGATGGCGATCAGGCGGTCGGCCTGCTCAATCACTTCGCGCGTCAACTGCGTGCGTGAGCGGATCCCCACGATATGCACGCCTTCCAGCGCCTTTTGCAGGGCTTCGCCTTCCAGCGCCGTTTTCAGGCGTGTGACATTCTCGTATCCGTTTTCCTTGAGCAGGTTGACGGCGCTGTCATGAATGCCTTCAAGCAGCAGGATACGGATCTTGTCCTTGGGAAGGGAAAGGTGGCCGTTGGAATGACTGGTCATATCGTACGCTCCCGCTCTGTACGGTCAAGGTGGCTCGTCCCTATCCGATCGCCCGCGCCATCGCTAGAGAAAATGTGAATACGCATTTAGCCCGCGAGACCGGGCGCGGCAAGCAGGGCGCTCACGCGGGGGAGAAGCCTCCCGTCGCCCAGCGCCAGAACGGTGCCATCCCCATCGGCGCGCAGAGGCTGGCCCGCCCAGTCGGTCATGGAGCCGCCAGCCCCCTCGACCACCGGCACAAGCGCTGCCCAGTCCCATATTTTCATGGTGCATTCGGCAATGATGTCGATCTGCCCCAGCGCCAGCAGCCCGTAGCCGTAGCAGTCACCGCCCCAGCTTGTACGCTTGACCGCGCCCGCCAGCGCGTCAAAGCCGGGCCGGTGCGGCGCATCGAGTATTTCCGGCGCGGTGCACGACAGTTCGGCGCGCGCCACATCACCACAGCGCCGCGTACCCGCCCGCCCCGCAAGGGCGGAAACATAGCGCGTCGGCTCCCCACGCAGGCCGATCCACCGCTCCCCCGTGACCGGCTGGTCGATCACGCCAAGCAGGGGCACGTCCTCATGCAGCAGGGCGATCAGCGTGCCGAAGGTCGGGCGTCCGGTCAGGAAGGCGCGCGTGCCATCCACCGGGTCGATCACCCAGCGATAGGGGCTTTCACCGCCTTCAAGGCCGAATTCCTCCCCCATTATGCCAAAACCGGGCAGGCGTTCGGACAGCACGGCCCGAATCGCGCGTTCCGCCGTACGGTCGGCCATGGTCACGGGGCTGCTGTCGCCCTTGTCATCCGCCGCAATGCCACGGCGAAAAAACGGCAGCACGACCGTCCGCGCCACATCGGCCGCCGCCATGGCGGCCTCCAGCACGTCGTCACGCGCGAAACCGGCGGGCAGGTCGGGCATCAGGGCGTGTCCTCATGCAGGGAGCGCAGATAGGCGATCACGTCCGCCCGTTCCGTTTCCGACGCGATGCCCGAAAAGGACATCTTGGTACCCGGCGCGTAATCGGACGGACCCGCAAGCCATGTGGACAGGGTCGTGTTGGTCCATGTCTCGTCCCTGTGCGCCTTCAGCGCCTCGGAGAATTCGTAGCCCGGAATATCCCCCACATGCGTACCGAACACACCAAACAGGTCCGGCCCGATAATGGCGGGGCCATGCGGCGCGAGGCTGTGGCACATGGTGCACTGCCGCTCGGCAATGGCGCGGCCCTTTTCCACGCTGGCCTTCGCCACCAGATCATCGATGGAAGCACCCGCCGGCGCCGCCGGATGGGGAATGGCCACCCCGGGCCTGGCCGGCAGCGGTTCGGGCACCGCCGTATGGGCGACACCCCAGCTTGTCCCTACCGCCAGCGCGGCAATGAGGCAGGCCGCCCCGATCTGGTTAAGGCTGGCACTGTTCATGGAATTTCGGTGTCCTTCCCATACGGTTGCATGAAAACCGCTCCTTACCTAGACTGCCGCGCGCCCTGTGTGAAGCATGCCGGGCGGCGGACGGCCCCTGCCACCGCCACAGATTACGGATGGCCCAGACCCAGATCCCATGAAGCCCATTGTTCTGATTCCGGCCCGGATGGCCTCGACCCGGCTGCCGGGAAAACCGCTTGCCGACATAGCCGGGCGCCCGATGATCGTGCATGTGCTCGACCACGCGCGCGCCGCCGGTGTCGGCCCCGTGGCGGTCGCCACGGCCGAGCAGGAAATCGCCACCGTCGTACAGCGCGCGGGGGGTACCGCCATCCTGACCGAACCGGACCTGCCCTCGGGCTCCGACCGCATCTGGCACGCGCTCCAGAAACTGGACCCCGCGGGCGCGTATGATACGGTCATCAACCTTCAGGGCGACCTGCCCGGCGTGGACCCCGCCTGCCTGCGCGCGGTGCTGCGCCCGCTGGCTGACAGCACCATCGACATCGCAACCCTTGTCGCCCCCGTACGGGACAGGGCCGAGGCCATGGCGGAGTCCGTGGTCAAGGCCGCCTGCGCCTTCGGCCATGACGCGGCGGGGGAGATGGCGGATACAGCCCGCGCGCTCTATTTTTCACGCATGCCCATACCATGGGGGCACGGGCCGCTATGGCACCATGTGGGCATATACGCCTATCGCCGCGCGGCCCTTGCCCGCTTTGTCGGCCTGCCTGAAAGTGACCTGGAAAAACGTGAAAAACTTGAACAGCTCCGCGCGCTGGAGGCGGGCATGACCATAGGCTGCGCACGCATCCCCAGCGCGCCGTTCGGCGTGGACACACCGGCCGACCTTGAACGCGCCCGCGCCGTGCCGGGAGCCGTGGCATGAGTGGCACGGGCATCATCGCCTTTCAGGGCAGGCCCGGCGCGTATTCGGATCTGGCGTGCCGGCAGGCCCGCCCCGGCTGGACCACCCTGCCATGCCAGACCTTCGGGCAGGCCATCGCCGCCGTGCATGACGGCCGCGCCGAACTGGCCATGCTGGCATGCGAGAACAGCCTGGCGGGCCGCGTGCCCGACATCCACGCCCTGCTGCCGCAGGCGGGGCTGTTCATCGTGGGCGAACATTTCCAGCGCGTGGAACACTGCCTGCTGGGCGTTCCGGGCAGCACGCTGGCGGATGCGCGGCGGGTGCATACCCACCCGGTCGCGATGGCGCAGGTGCGTGGCATCATTGCCGAGCTGGGGCTGGAGCCGGTGGTGGAGTTCGATACCGCTGGCGCCGCGGAAATGGTGCGGGCGTGGAACCGCAGGGAGGATGTGGCCGTGGCCTCCGCCCTGGCGGCGGAACTCAACGGCCTTGAAATCCTGCGCCGCAATGTGGAAGACGCGGACCACAACACCACGCGCTTTTATATCGCATCGCGCAGGCCGACCGAACTGCCCCCGCCCGCGCCGGGGTTCCTGACCACGCTGCTGTTCCGTGTCAACAACCAGCCCGGCGCGCTATATAAGGCGCTGGGCGGGTTCGCCACCACGGGCGTGAACATGACCCGGCTGGAAAGCTACATGCTGGAGGGATCGTTCTCGGCCACGCAGTTCCTGATGGATGTGGAAGGCCACCCCGAAGCGCCGCCCCTGGCCGAGGCGCTGCGTGAACTTTCATTTTTTTCGGAACAGCAGGAGATACTGGGCGTCTATCCCGGCTCCCCCTTCCGGCGCGGAACCTGAACGGGCGGGCGGCCGGATTTTGCCCCCTGTGCCGCAGCCTGTATAAGTACCATATATAAGCATTAAGCATGTGCTGCCCCCCGGCACATGCGTAGCAGGACACACGATCCAGGTGGAAACAAGC carries:
- a CDS encoding restriction endonuclease subunit S; this translates as MTACWPLVPLGALVECLDARRVPLNRAQRARRPGPVPYHGASGVVGHVDQALFDGPLVLLGEDGAPFLDPMRDVAFFHDGPLWAGNHVHVLRPRPGVDGRFLAHALNTVSYAPDVDATTRPKLVRARMNSLPVPCPPPDRQRMIAHKLDPALSRIDRQLDELAHQARLARELGHSEILHALSHGGAGCVRPLGSVFTITGGGTPSTSRPDYWGDEVSWITPADLPAGPPAWVRHGARGLSFAGLAACRATRVAAGALVISTRAPVGRVGMGASALAVSQGCKALVPRGREVDLRYAALALHAAAAELRRRAGGSVFPELDTASLASLDLYLPPLATQHAVARAVGARLERMAAQDRERARMAALLREYRMAVRRAAMNGYLPR
- a CDS encoding MATE family efflux transporter, which encodes MTPPIKPFRSEFSSLLAIAGPMGLSQFAQMLMGLTDDVLLGGLGATALAIGGLATGTFFTLTAILAAVIEAGGILLAQARGRQDHASLGTIITSMLVVAVLLCVPELYCLAHVDTLLAWMDEPEAIRAPVSDFIRILMWAVPPALLGQGILTTALPVMGAQGILMRVMPVIAVVNGVFNATLIHGWFGLPALGLHGSAIATVITLWCIPAIMLAFMARRPELRTALRPRAHDWGHTLRLLRTGLPMLAAAMAEVTLFQANSLEAARLGNSALAAFQIMLGIGMQCFVLYLALGQACNIRIGYWTGRGDPAMVRRTAGAGMVLGIMLACVATMVLALGRYSIIGFYLDMALPDNAAAIRMALGLMLVGAAFQIPDAIQVVATGILRGQGDTAIPMVLAVLGYWGVGFPTGVYLAFHRAMGPSGLWCGIGIGLVTVFMLHGTRIVWRMRRQAAR
- the serA gene encoding phosphoglycerate dehydrogenase: MTSHSNGHLSLPKDKIRILLLEGIHDSAVNLLKENGYENVTRLKTALEGEALQKALEGVHIVGIRSRTQLTREVIEQADRLIAIGCFCIGTNQVDLGAAREAGIPVFNAPYSNTRSVAELVMGEIVMLMRRIFPKSEECHAGVWKKSATNSWEVRGKTLGIVGYGSIGSQLSVLAEAFGMRVFYYDVIDKLVHGNATPVDTLEHLLGQSDVVSLHVPQTPETKGMIGEAQIRAMKKGSFLINNARGNVVDLDALAAAIKDGHLLGAAIDVFPKEPKQAGEALETPLRGLDNVILSPHIGGSTAEAQERIGVEVARKLVEYSDIGSTLGAVNFPTVQLPENPHGTRFMHVHRNVPGIMLQINEIFSSESCNITAQYLQTAGELGYVVVEADTGRDVEKDNRILDRLRELKGTLRARLLYKQV
- a CDS encoding inositol monophosphatase family protein, translating into MPDLPAGFARDDVLEAAMAAADVARTVVLPFFRRGIAADDKGDSSPVTMADRTAERAIRAVLSERLPGFGIMGEEFGLEGGESPYRWVIDPVDGTRAFLTGRPTFGTLIALLHEDVPLLGVIDQPVTGERWIGLRGEPTRYVSALAGRAGTRRCGDVARAELSCTAPEILDAPHRPGFDALAGAVKRTSWGGDCYGYGLLALGQIDIIAECTMKIWDWAALVPVVEGAGGSMTDWAGQPLRADGDGTVLALGDGRLLPRVSALLAAPGLAG
- a CDS encoding cytochrome c family protein, coding for MNSASLNQIGAACLIAALAVGTSWGVAHTAVPEPLPARPGVAIPHPAAPAGASIDDLVAKASVEKGRAIAERQCTMCHSLAPHGPAIIGPDLFGVFGTHVGDIPGYEFSEALKAHRDETWTNTTLSTWLAGPSDYAPGTKMSFSGIASETERADVIAYLRSLHEDTP
- a CDS encoding 3-deoxy-manno-octulosonate cytidylyltransferase, producing the protein MKPIVLIPARMASTRLPGKPLADIAGRPMIVHVLDHARAAGVGPVAVATAEQEIATVVQRAGGTAILTEPDLPSGSDRIWHALQKLDPAGAYDTVINLQGDLPGVDPACLRAVLRPLADSTIDIATLVAPVRDRAEAMAESVVKAACAFGHDAAGEMADTARALYFSRMPIPWGHGPLWHHVGIYAYRRAALARFVGLPESDLEKREKLEQLRALEAGMTIGCARIPSAPFGVDTPADLERARAVPGAVA
- a CDS encoding prephenate dehydratase — its product is MSGTGIIAFQGRPGAYSDLACRQARPGWTTLPCQTFGQAIAAVHDGRAELAMLACENSLAGRVPDIHALLPQAGLFIVGEHFQRVEHCLLGVPGSTLADARRVHTHPVAMAQVRGIIAELGLEPVVEFDTAGAAEMVRAWNRREDVAVASALAAELNGLEILRRNVEDADHNTTRFYIASRRPTELPPPAPGFLTTLLFRVNNQPGALYKALGGFATTGVNMTRLESYMLEGSFSATQFLMDVEGHPEAPPLAEALRELSFFSEQQEILGVYPGSPFRRGT